The genome window TGCCACGTATGCGATTCAAACCGATTACCCACTTATTATGGCGGCGTCCATCGTAGCTCTGTTACCAGTGTTGATCATCTTCCTGATCTTCCAAAAACAGATTATTGAATCGGTTGCCATCTCGGGAGTGAAGGGATGAATCAGCGGAAGAACTTCCGAGGGTGGACATTTTCGAAGAGAGGGGTTGTTGCTTCCATGTTGCTGTTGTTGATTACTGGGGCTACGGGATGTGCTGGAGAAGGGGCTGGAGAAACGGTGTCCCGTCCGGTCTTTCCTGAAGCTCCTCAAGATACCCAACTGTATGATACCTCCATATTGGATGACGAGTCCCGTTGGACAGTAAACAATGCACATGATCCGGCCATTATCAAAACAGACCAGGGTTACTACGTCTATTCCACAGACGTTCGTGTAGCGGGAGAACCGAAACCCGGCGTCATGGTACGCAAATCGGATGATCTGATCCACTGGACATGGGTAGGCCAGGCTCTGCCAGGCATTCCCCAAGAAGCGCTGGATTGGACAGGTGCAGTGAACCTGTGGGCGCCGGATGTGATTCAGGTTGATGACACCTATCGGATGTACTATTCGGCATCCAGTTTCGGTAGTACCCAGTCGGCCATTGGTTTGCAGACAGCTAAGTCCCCGGAAGGCCCATGGACAGATGAAGGGCTGGTTGTGAAAACCCTTGCGAATGAACAGGATAAACTGAATGCCATTGATGCCAATCCCATTGTGGATGCCGAGGGCAATTCGTGGATGGTATATGGTTCGTTTTTTGATGGCATCTATATTGCCCCACTCGACCCGGATACCGGAAAGTTCAAGGACGAGGGTTATGGTACCCGCATTGCTGCACGGGATCGTGCAACCGAAGAAGGTGCAGTCGAAGGTCCATACATTGTGTATAACCCGGAGTTCAAAAAGTACTATTTGTTCGTCTCCTATGATTCCTTATTCGAGGACTATAACGTGCGGGTTGCGCGTGCCGATTCAATCACAGGACCGTACACGGACATGAATGGCATGAACATGCTGGATACAGAACATCTGCCTCAATATGAGATCGGCACCAAAATTCTGGGGGGTTATCGCTTCACAGAAGGTGAGGGCTGGGTAGCGCCCGGACATAACTCTGTTCTCAAGGACGGAGACGATTATTATATCGTGCATCATGCACGGGGCGAGACGGATAAAAACTGGCCCTATCTGCATGTACGCAAAATGGTATGGACGAAGGATGGCTGGCCTGTGGTTTCACCTGAACGGTACGCCGGTGAGACTGCCCAGGATATTCCGAAATCCATGATTGCCGGGGAGTGGGAAGGCATGGCGCTTGATCCGTCCGTGGACGGGCAGATTCAGGCAGTGCCTTATACCCTAACAAGCAACGGTAAAATTAAAAGCGAAAATGGTTCTGGAACCTGGACATTTGATGGCCAACAAACATTGACACTGACGTGGAAAGAAAGCCCATGGGGCGGAGCTTCCATAGAAGAGCTGAAGCTGCTCCCGTCCTGGGACTGGGAGCGAAGCCAGCCTACGCTGGTGTTAACAGGCCTCGATGATCGCGGCGTAGCGGTCTGGGGCAAGCAGATTAGCGCAGCGGAGGAGTAAGGCGGGAAGCAACGCGTAACCCGCGAGCGCGATAAGAGCGAGCTGCTGAACCAAAGGTGCACAAGCAGTGAGGGGGAGGAAGGAGTCGCAGGAGCGAGTTTGGCATCCGATTTCAACCGCCAGGAGCGGTGGAAAAAGAAATCGGAGGACAAGAGAGCACCAAGGCCCTCCCACCCCTGAACGTCCGCAGTGTATTCCAAATATTCCCTGTTAAGGCGCGCTAACGCACAAGACATTGCTGCTAATAAACATTCAAGATGCATTTATACTGGCCAATGTCTGAGGCCAATCAAGTACTTAAATATGGGGGAGTTGACCCTGCGAAGCGGTCAACCCCATTAGACCGAGCCAATATAAGGCTCGAGTGAGGTTGTAACCCAGCGAGCGCGATAAGAGCGAGCTGCTGAACCAAAGGTGCACAAGCAGTGAGGGGGAGGAAGGAGCCGCAGGAGCGAGTTTGGCATCCGATTTCAACCGCCAGGAGCGGTGGAAATCGGAGGACAAGAGAGCGCCAAGGCCCTCCCACCCCCGAACGCCCGCTGTGCACCAAAGCTGGCCTATAGCTCTGCGGCCAGCTCTGTATACATGGGGAGAGTTGACCCAGCGAAGCGGTCAACCCCATTAGACCGAGCCAATATAAGGCTCGAAGTGAGGTTGTAACCCAGCGAGCGCGGTAAGAGCGAGCTACTGAACCAAAGGTGCACAAGCAGTGAGGGGGAGGAAGGAGTCGCAGGAGCGAGTTTGGCATCCGATTTCAACCGCCAGGAGCGGTGGGAAAAGAAATCGGAGGACAAGAGAGCACCAAGGCCCTCCCACCCC of Paenibacillus sp. FSL R5-0517 contains these proteins:
- a CDS encoding arabinan endo-1,5-alpha-L-arabinosidase; its protein translation is MLLLLITGATGCAGEGAGETVSRPVFPEAPQDTQLYDTSILDDESRWTVNNAHDPAIIKTDQGYYVYSTDVRVAGEPKPGVMVRKSDDLIHWTWVGQALPGIPQEALDWTGAVNLWAPDVIQVDDTYRMYYSASSFGSTQSAIGLQTAKSPEGPWTDEGLVVKTLANEQDKLNAIDANPIVDAEGNSWMVYGSFFDGIYIAPLDPDTGKFKDEGYGTRIAARDRATEEGAVEGPYIVYNPEFKKYYLFVSYDSLFEDYNVRVARADSITGPYTDMNGMNMLDTEHLPQYEIGTKILGGYRFTEGEGWVAPGHNSVLKDGDDYYIVHHARGETDKNWPYLHVRKMVWTKDGWPVVSPERYAGETAQDIPKSMIAGEWEGMALDPSVDGQIQAVPYTLTSNGKIKSENGSGTWTFDGQQTLTLTWKESPWGGASIEELKLLPSWDWERSQPTLVLTGLDDRGVAVWGKQISAAEE